From a single Nocardioides sp. dk884 genomic region:
- a CDS encoding pyridoxal phosphate-dependent decarboxylase family protein: MNPPAPGSTPATVLDRLRELQAGDLPVIGGRTLAYVYDSGLAEVDRVGREAVAAYAGSNGLDPTAFPSLLQMENELVGFALRLLDGPDGAVGTLTSGGTESVLLAVQGARDSRPDVTRPTMVIPSTAHAAFHKAAHYFGVEARVVPVGPDFRADAAAMAAAIDDTTVLVVASAPSYAHGVVDPVTAIAAAARGVRCHVDACIGGWVLPYAARLGRPVPAWTFSVPGVTSISVDLHKYAYAPKGSSLLLHRSPAHRRPQFFASAAWPGYTMLNATMQSTKSGGPLAGAWAVVTTLGDAGYERLTADVLAAVDRIVAGVAALPELHLVAEPDSTLLALGTDATCDPFTVCDEMAARGWYVQPQMRFAGAPATIHLSVSAATLAGVEDLLVALRESVAAAVAAGPVRVDPDVAAYVEALDPAHLSDADFEGLLAASGLAAEGDDGALVLPARMADVNALLDLASPVMREALLVTFLDRLARP, translated from the coding sequence ATGAACCCACCCGCTCCCGGCTCCACCCCCGCCACCGTGCTCGACCGGCTCCGCGAGCTCCAGGCGGGAGACCTGCCGGTGATCGGCGGGCGCACCCTGGCCTACGTCTACGACTCCGGGCTCGCCGAGGTCGACCGGGTCGGACGCGAGGCGGTGGCGGCGTACGCCGGCTCCAACGGCCTGGACCCGACCGCATTCCCCAGCCTGCTGCAGATGGAGAACGAGCTGGTCGGGTTCGCCCTCCGCCTGCTGGACGGGCCGGACGGGGCGGTCGGCACCCTCACCAGCGGCGGCACCGAGTCGGTGCTGCTGGCGGTCCAGGGCGCGCGGGACAGCCGCCCCGACGTCACCCGTCCCACCATGGTGATCCCCTCGACCGCGCACGCCGCCTTCCACAAGGCCGCGCACTACTTCGGCGTCGAGGCACGGGTGGTGCCGGTGGGTCCGGACTTCCGCGCCGACGCCGCCGCCATGGCCGCGGCCATCGACGACACCACCGTGCTCGTCGTGGCCAGCGCCCCCTCCTACGCCCACGGCGTCGTCGACCCGGTCACCGCGATCGCGGCCGCGGCGCGCGGCGTGCGCTGCCACGTCGACGCCTGCATCGGCGGCTGGGTGCTGCCGTACGCCGCCCGGCTGGGGCGCCCGGTCCCGGCCTGGACCTTCTCGGTCCCCGGCGTCACCTCGATCTCGGTCGACCTGCACAAGTACGCCTACGCACCCAAGGGCAGCTCGCTGCTGCTGCACCGCAGCCCCGCGCACCGGCGCCCGCAGTTCTTCGCCTCCGCGGCCTGGCCGGGCTACACGATGCTCAACGCCACCATGCAGTCCACCAAGTCCGGCGGCCCGCTGGCCGGCGCGTGGGCGGTCGTGACCACGCTGGGCGACGCGGGCTACGAGCGGCTCACCGCCGACGTGCTGGCCGCGGTGGACCGGATCGTCGCGGGGGTCGCCGCGCTGCCGGAGCTGCACCTCGTCGCCGAGCCGGACTCCACGCTCCTCGCGCTCGGCACCGACGCGACCTGCGACCCGTTCACCGTCTGCGACGAGATGGCCGCGCGCGGCTGGTACGTCCAGCCGCAGATGCGCTTCGCGGGCGCCCCCGCCACGATCCACCTCTCGGTCAGCGCCGCCACCCTCGCGGGGGTCGAGGACCTGCTGGTCGCGCTGCGCGAGTCGGTGGCCGCCGCCGTCGCGGCCGGGCCGGTGCGCGTGGACCCCGACGTCGCGGCGTACGTCGAGGCGCTCGACCCCGCGCACCTCAGCGACGCCGACTTCGAGGGGCTGCTGGCCGCCTCCGGGCTCGCGGCCGAGGGCGACGACGGCGCGCTGGTGCTGCCCGCGCGGATGGCCGACGTCAACGCGCTGCTCGACCTGGCCAGTCCCGTCATGCGCGAGGCGCTGCTGGTCACCTTCCTGGATCGGCTGGCGCGCCCGTGA
- a CDS encoding MFS transporter, with protein MSAPVIQDTSLPRRVRIGYGSGSVATGAFGTVPGLMLLPYLTDEIGLAAGLAGVVVFVPKAWDVLLNPVAGRISDRTTDPRGPRRPWLLRAGVVLAVTFALIFAAPAMPTALETAWVLVLFLACASAYAFFQVPYVSMPAEMTPSYDERTRLMTWRVAILALTILLAGASAPLIRDEVGGRDGYRLMGLVMALVILAGAVAAYLGTRHAPVGAVQPGAGSLRDQLRIVAGARDFRLLLSTFVVQALAVGCVLAGVDYLAEDVLESTGAVTALFACFVAPALLLTPVWAAVGQRVGKKAGYVASSLLLAAGSLVAVLADSAPTGVLFAAVAVSGVGYAGCQVFPMAMMPDAAALDTRRTGTNRVGVYTGVWTAGETFGLALGPAVFALVLQLGGYRSGSGVVQPDSAVTAIVVGFSLLPAALVLLSLWWLARYSLDASEVDAA; from the coding sequence GTGAGCGCGCCAGTGATCCAGGACACGTCCCTGCCCCGCCGGGTCCGCATCGGCTACGGCTCCGGGTCGGTCGCGACCGGCGCCTTCGGCACCGTGCCCGGGCTGATGCTGCTGCCCTACCTGACCGACGAGATCGGCCTCGCCGCCGGGCTGGCGGGCGTGGTGGTGTTCGTGCCGAAGGCCTGGGACGTGCTGCTCAACCCGGTCGCGGGCCGCATCAGCGACCGGACCACCGACCCCCGCGGCCCGCGGCGCCCCTGGCTGCTGCGCGCCGGCGTCGTGCTCGCGGTCACCTTCGCGCTGATCTTCGCCGCCCCGGCGATGCCGACCGCGCTGGAGACCGCCTGGGTGCTGGTGCTGTTCTTGGCCTGTGCCTCGGCGTACGCGTTCTTCCAGGTGCCGTACGTCTCGATGCCCGCCGAGATGACCCCGTCGTACGACGAGCGCACCCGGCTGATGACCTGGCGGGTGGCGATCCTGGCGCTGACGATCCTGCTCGCCGGCGCGAGCGCGCCGTTGATCCGCGACGAGGTGGGCGGGCGCGACGGCTACCGGCTGATGGGCCTCGTGATGGCGCTGGTGATCCTGGCCGGCGCCGTCGCGGCGTACCTCGGCACCCGCCACGCGCCGGTCGGCGCGGTCCAGCCGGGGGCCGGCTCGCTGCGCGACCAGCTGCGCATCGTCGCCGGCGCGCGGGACTTCCGACTGCTGCTGAGCACCTTCGTGGTGCAGGCGCTCGCGGTCGGCTGCGTGCTGGCCGGGGTCGACTACCTCGCCGAGGACGTGCTCGAGAGCACCGGCGCGGTGACGGCGCTGTTCGCCTGCTTCGTGGCCCCCGCGTTGCTGCTGACGCCGGTGTGGGCCGCGGTGGGCCAGCGGGTCGGCAAGAAGGCCGGCTACGTCGCCTCCTCGCTGCTGCTCGCGGCCGGCTCGCTGGTCGCGGTGCTCGCCGACTCGGCGCCGACGGGGGTGCTGTTCGCGGCGGTGGCGGTGAGCGGGGTCGGGTACGCCGGCTGCCAGGTGTTCCCGATGGCGATGATGCCCGACGCCGCCGCGCTCGACACCCGGCGCACCGGCACCAACCGGGTCGGGGTCTACACCGGCGTGTGGACCGCCGGGGAGACCTTCGGCCTGGCGCTGGGCCCGGCGGTCTTCGCGCTGGTGCTGCAGCTCGGTGGCTACCGTTCCGGCAGCGGTGTGGTCCAGCCCGACTCCGCCGTCACCGCGATCGTGGTGGGATTCTCGCTGCTGCCGGCGGCGCTGGTCCTGCTCAGCCTGTGGTGGCTCGCCCGCTACTCCCTCGACGCCTCGGAGGTCGACGCCGCATGA
- a CDS encoding alpha,alpha-trehalose-phosphate synthase (UDP-forming): MPNNLVIVANRLPVDRVEQPDGTPGWRLSPGGLVTAIEPVMRANGGVWLGWPGGTDEELEPFEHDGMNLVPMSMSRLEVERFYEGMSNATLWPLYHDLVAKPQFHREWWDSYVAVNRRFADKAASLAAEGATVWVHDYQLQLVPQMLRELRPDLRIGFYLHIPFPPAELFQQLPWRRQILEGLLGADLVGFQGTGAAQNFVRLVRQRVGHKTHRDLVYLPDGRTVRAHAFPISIDSQGFEELSTSPAVIERASAIREALGNPRKIFLGIDRLDYTKGIYARLRAYAELIQEGHFDVEDAVFVQVAVPSREQVEQYRILRDDIDRLVGRINGDLGRIGRPAISYLHSSYPREEMAALYRAADIMVVTPYRDGMNLVAKEYVACRTDATGALVLSEFAGAADELRQAWLVNPYDINGMKAALLDAYRADAKELTRRMKAMRRTVTQHDVARWAQSFMTELADVRIDHGKTMRPPAAS, encoded by the coding sequence GTGCCGAACAACCTCGTGATCGTGGCCAACCGGCTCCCCGTCGACCGGGTCGAGCAACCCGACGGCACCCCCGGTTGGCGCCTGTCCCCCGGCGGCCTGGTGACCGCCATCGAGCCCGTGATGCGGGCCAACGGCGGCGTGTGGCTGGGCTGGCCCGGCGGCACCGACGAGGAGCTCGAGCCGTTCGAGCACGACGGCATGAACCTGGTCCCGATGTCGATGAGCCGCCTCGAGGTCGAGCGGTTCTACGAGGGGATGAGCAACGCCACCCTGTGGCCGCTCTACCACGACCTCGTCGCCAAGCCGCAGTTCCACCGCGAGTGGTGGGACTCCTACGTCGCGGTCAACCGCCGCTTCGCCGACAAGGCCGCCTCGCTGGCCGCCGAGGGCGCCACGGTGTGGGTCCACGACTACCAGCTCCAGCTGGTGCCGCAGATGCTGCGCGAGCTGCGCCCGGACCTGCGCATCGGCTTCTACCTGCACATCCCGTTCCCGCCGGCGGAGCTGTTCCAGCAGCTGCCGTGGCGCCGCCAGATCCTCGAGGGGCTGCTCGGTGCCGACCTGGTCGGGTTCCAGGGCACCGGCGCGGCGCAGAACTTCGTGCGCCTGGTGCGCCAGCGCGTCGGCCACAAGACCCACCGCGACCTGGTCTACCTGCCCGACGGACGCACGGTGCGCGCCCACGCGTTCCCGATCTCCATCGACTCCCAGGGCTTCGAGGAGCTGTCCACCTCCCCGGCGGTCATCGAGCGCGCCAGCGCGATCCGCGAGGCGCTGGGCAACCCGCGCAAGATCTTCCTGGGCATCGACCGCCTCGACTACACCAAGGGCATCTACGCCCGCCTGCGCGCGTACGCCGAGCTGATCCAAGAAGGCCACTTCGACGTCGAGGACGCGGTGTTCGTGCAGGTCGCGGTGCCCTCGCGCGAGCAGGTCGAGCAGTACCGGATCCTGCGCGACGACATCGACCGCCTCGTCGGGCGCATCAACGGCGACCTGGGCCGCATCGGGCGCCCGGCGATCAGCTACCTGCACTCCTCCTACCCGCGCGAGGAGATGGCCGCGCTCTACCGGGCCGCCGACATCATGGTCGTCACGCCGTACCGCGACGGCATGAACCTCGTCGCCAAGGAGTACGTCGCGTGCCGCACCGACGCCACCGGCGCGCTGGTGCTCTCGGAGTTCGCGGGGGCGGCCGACGAGCTGCGCCAGGCCTGGCTGGTCAACCCCTACGACATCAACGGGATGAAGGCGGCCCTGCTCGACGCCTACCGCGCCGATGCCAAGGAGCTGACCCGGCGGATGAAGGCGATGCGTCGCACCGTCACCCAGCACGACGTGGCCCGGTGGGCGCAGAGCTTCATGACCGAGCTCGCCGACGTCCGCATCGATCACGGGAAGACGATGCGCCCGCCGGCCGCTTCCTGA
- a CDS encoding alpha/beta fold hydrolase → MDLIPKPEQVVSAAGNVAHKLLYGGIADVRPMPRTLIDEGTLRQVHHYHPDPEVESASGDPVLLVTPLAAPAICFDLRRGCSLVEHLVGQGRATYLVEYGAVSFRERHLGMEHWVDDVLPAAIRAVSAHAGGRPVHVIGWSLGGIFALLTAADDPGLPIASLTVLGSPTDVSQVPLVAPLRPLLDVTGGRGLVTRAYRAMGGAPQPLVRWAFQLSSFQKLVTKPLAIAVNLDDTEFLAQIEAVDRFTAHMVAYPGRSFGQLYHRFLKANMLHTGSMELGERTIDLSAITVPVLVVAGANDAIAPVRAVEAVLPHLTGSPDARLEVVPGGHLGMLTGRGARDSTWVALDEWLTEWSDIAPRRRGRRRTPRGGTGIGTNPERRHGSGGSRALVH, encoded by the coding sequence ATGGACCTGATCCCCAAGCCCGAGCAGGTCGTCTCGGCGGCAGGCAACGTCGCCCACAAGCTGCTCTACGGCGGGATCGCCGACGTGCGCCCGATGCCGCGCACCCTGATCGACGAGGGCACCCTGCGCCAGGTCCACCACTACCACCCGGACCCGGAGGTGGAGAGCGCCTCCGGCGACCCGGTCCTGCTCGTCACCCCGCTGGCCGCACCCGCGATCTGCTTCGACCTGCGCCGCGGCTGCTCCCTGGTCGAGCACCTGGTCGGCCAGGGCCGGGCGACCTACCTCGTGGAGTACGGCGCGGTGTCCTTCCGCGAGCGCCACCTCGGCATGGAGCACTGGGTCGACGACGTGCTCCCCGCGGCGATCCGGGCGGTCTCGGCGCACGCCGGCGGCCGTCCGGTGCACGTGATCGGCTGGAGCCTGGGCGGCATCTTCGCGCTGCTCACCGCCGCCGACGACCCCGGCCTGCCGATCGCCTCCCTGACCGTGCTGGGCTCGCCCACCGACGTCTCGCAGGTGCCGCTGGTCGCGCCGCTGCGCCCGCTGCTCGACGTCACCGGGGGCCGCGGCCTGGTGACCCGGGCCTACCGGGCGATGGGCGGGGCGCCGCAGCCGCTGGTGCGCTGGGCCTTCCAGCTCTCCTCCTTCCAGAAGCTGGTGACCAAGCCTCTCGCCATCGCGGTGAACCTCGACGACACCGAGTTCCTCGCCCAGATCGAGGCGGTCGACCGGTTCACCGCCCACATGGTGGCCTACCCCGGTCGCAGCTTCGGGCAGCTCTACCACCGCTTCCTCAAGGCCAACATGCTCCACACCGGCAGCATGGAGCTCGGCGAGCGCACCATCGACCTGTCCGCCATCACGGTCCCGGTGCTGGTCGTCGCCGGCGCCAACGACGCCATCGCCCCGGTGCGCGCCGTCGAGGCCGTGCTGCCGCACCTGACCGGCTCCCCCGACGCGCGCCTCGAGGTGGTCCCCGGTGGCCACCTCGGCATGCTCACCGGCCGCGGCGCGCGGGACAGCACCTGGGTGGCGCTCGACGAGTGGCTCACCGAGTGGTCGGACATCGCGCCCCGGCGCCGCGGTCGCCGCCGGACCCCGCGCGGCGGCACCGGCATCGGCACCAACCCCGAGCGCCGCCACGGCTCCGGCGGGTCCCGCGCGCTGGTCCACTGA
- a CDS encoding sensor histidine kinase, protein MTQTVYPAEAMSTPTSVETAPAKRPSGVRRVLAESGYALSAFVLALPAFVLVVVDLALGVGLSVLVGGVLLIAVGTQVARGFARLERYRQRVMLARTAATPAYLCAPQGAGIWRRGMTALRDPQSWLDVVWCVVGLVTATLAFAVTLLWWAVALGGLSYWAWQVFLPAQDNGGLAELLGLGDGRLAESLLNLAIGAVAALTLPYAVRLVTLLHAGTARVLLSSRADLQAEVRRAADGRSAARAAEAASLRRLERDIHDGPQQRLVRLSMDLGRARRQLERDPEAVAGTIDGALEQARETVEELRRLSRGIAPPLLVDRGLQVALEDLAARSAVPVEATVQAPAQLSPHVETTAYFVASEALTNVAKHSAASGARLEVRTEDGALLVRVADDGAGGAHPAKGLGLAGLAQRVAAAEGRLEVDSPVGGPTVVTARIPLAAG, encoded by the coding sequence ATGACACAGACGGTGTACCCAGCAGAGGCGATGAGCACCCCGACGAGCGTCGAGACCGCACCGGCGAAGCGCCCCTCGGGCGTGCGTCGGGTGCTGGCCGAGTCCGGCTACGCGCTCTCGGCGTTCGTGCTGGCGCTGCCGGCGTTCGTGCTCGTGGTGGTCGACCTGGCCCTCGGGGTCGGGCTCTCGGTCCTCGTCGGCGGGGTGCTGCTGATCGCGGTGGGCACCCAGGTGGCCCGCGGTTTCGCACGTCTGGAGCGCTACCGCCAGCGGGTCATGCTCGCCCGGACGGCCGCGACGCCGGCGTACCTGTGCGCCCCGCAGGGGGCGGGCATCTGGCGCCGGGGGATGACCGCGCTGCGCGACCCGCAGTCCTGGCTCGACGTGGTGTGGTGCGTGGTCGGCCTGGTCACCGCGACGCTGGCGTTCGCCGTGACGCTGCTGTGGTGGGCGGTGGCACTCGGCGGCCTGAGCTACTGGGCCTGGCAGGTCTTCCTGCCCGCGCAGGACAACGGCGGGCTCGCCGAGCTGCTCGGCCTCGGGGACGGGCGGCTCGCGGAGAGCCTGCTCAACCTCGCCATCGGCGCGGTCGCCGCGCTGACCCTGCCGTACGCCGTCCGGCTGGTCACCCTCCTGCACGCCGGCACCGCGCGGGTGCTGCTCTCCTCCCGCGCCGACCTGCAGGCGGAGGTGCGCCGGGCGGCGGACGGCCGGAGCGCCGCACGAGCGGCCGAGGCCGCCTCGCTGCGCCGCCTCGAGCGCGACATCCACGACGGGCCCCAGCAGCGGCTGGTGCGCCTGAGCATGGACCTGGGCCGGGCACGGCGCCAGCTCGAACGCGACCCGGAGGCCGTCGCCGGCACCATCGACGGCGCGCTCGAGCAGGCCCGCGAGACCGTCGAGGAGCTGCGCCGGCTCTCGCGCGGCATCGCCCCGCCGCTGCTGGTCGACCGCGGGCTGCAGGTCGCGCTGGAGGATCTCGCCGCGCGCAGCGCCGTACCGGTCGAGGCCACGGTCCAGGCTCCCGCGCAGCTGTCCCCGCACGTCGAGACGACGGCGTACTTCGTGGCCAGCGAGGCGCTCACGAACGTCGCCAAGCACAGCGCGGCGTCCGGCGCCCGCCTCGAGGTCCGCACGGAGGACGGTGCGCTGCTGGTGCGGGTCGCCGACGACGGCGCCGGTGGCGCCCACCCCGCGAAGGGTCTCGGCCTGGCCGGGCTCGCGCAGCGGGTCGCGGCGGCCGAGGGCCGCCTCGAGGTGGACTCGCCCGTCGGCGGGCCGACAGTGGTCACCGCCCGGATCCCGCTGGCGGCCGGATGA
- a CDS encoding FMN-binding glutamate synthase family protein, which produces MKWTRTAAAGTAALGAVAVHDLVQRKHAILRNFPVIGHLRFQLERFGPELRQYIVTSNDEERPFSRDQRRWVYASAKGENSYFGFGTDNDIENVSGQVVIKHRTFAGSGAGTGRHAEEGVPLPAAKVIGAARARAQSFRPASVVNISGMSFGSLSRQAIEALNRGAAATGALQNTGEGGLSPYHRNGGDLVFQIGTSYFGCRDDQGHFDLARLKDLVASAPVRALEIKLSQGAKPGLGGMLPGAKVTSEIAEIRGITAGRDCASPSRHAVFDDVDSMLDFVELLAAETGLPVGIKSAVGDLTFWDHLVEQMAAGGRGVDFVNIDGGEGGTGAAPLVFADSVAYPFRIGFAEVYRRFAAAGLSDDVTFIGAGKLGLPENAVVAFALGADMVNVGREAMLSIGCIQAQKCHTDKCPTGVATQDPRLARGLDPTLKADRAAHYLLALRRDLLKVAEAVGVPHPALIGPDDIDLAEGVRSATSLREVYGYQQGWGVPGPHLRAEIEELMRATPRPVVPPAG; this is translated from the coding sequence ATGAAGTGGACCCGAACCGCCGCCGCCGGCACTGCCGCGCTGGGTGCCGTGGCCGTGCACGACCTGGTGCAGCGCAAGCACGCGATCCTGCGCAACTTCCCCGTGATCGGGCATCTGCGCTTCCAGCTGGAGCGTTTCGGGCCCGAGCTGCGCCAGTACATCGTCACCTCCAACGACGAGGAGCGGCCCTTCAGCCGCGACCAGCGCCGCTGGGTCTACGCCTCGGCGAAGGGGGAGAACTCCTACTTCGGGTTCGGCACCGACAACGACATCGAGAACGTCTCGGGCCAGGTGGTCATCAAGCACCGGACCTTCGCCGGCTCCGGCGCCGGCACCGGACGGCACGCCGAGGAGGGCGTGCCGTTGCCGGCCGCCAAGGTGATCGGCGCGGCCCGCGCCCGCGCCCAGTCGTTCCGGCCCGCCTCGGTGGTGAACATCTCCGGGATGAGCTTCGGGTCGCTGTCGCGCCAGGCGATCGAGGCGCTCAACCGCGGCGCCGCCGCCACCGGTGCGCTGCAGAACACCGGCGAGGGCGGCCTCTCGCCGTACCACCGCAACGGCGGTGACCTCGTCTTCCAGATCGGTACGTCGTACTTCGGCTGCCGGGACGACCAGGGCCACTTCGACCTCGCCCGGCTCAAGGACCTGGTCGCCTCGGCGCCGGTGCGGGCCCTGGAGATCAAGCTGTCCCAGGGCGCCAAGCCCGGGCTCGGCGGCATGCTGCCGGGGGCGAAGGTGACCTCCGAGATCGCCGAGATCCGCGGCATCACCGCGGGCCGCGACTGCGCGTCCCCGAGCCGGCACGCGGTCTTCGACGACGTCGACTCGATGCTCGACTTCGTCGAGCTGCTGGCCGCGGAGACCGGGCTGCCGGTCGGGATCAAGTCAGCGGTCGGCGACCTGACCTTCTGGGACCACCTCGTCGAGCAGATGGCCGCCGGCGGACGCGGGGTCGACTTCGTCAACATCGATGGCGGCGAGGGCGGCACCGGCGCGGCGCCGCTGGTGTTCGCCGACTCGGTGGCCTACCCGTTCCGGATCGGGTTCGCCGAGGTCTACCGCCGCTTCGCCGCCGCGGGGCTCAGCGACGACGTCACGTTCATCGGCGCCGGCAAGCTGGGGCTGCCCGAGAACGCCGTGGTGGCCTTCGCCCTCGGCGCGGACATGGTCAACGTGGGGCGCGAGGCGATGCTCTCGATCGGCTGCATCCAGGCCCAGAAGTGCCACACCGACAAGTGCCCGACCGGCGTGGCCACCCAGGACCCGCGCCTGGCACGGGGCCTGGACCCCACCTTGAAGGCGGACCGAGCGGCGCACTACCTGCTCGCGCTGCGCCGCGACCTGCTCAAGGTCGCCGAGGCGGTCGGGGTCCCGCACCCGGCGCTGATCGGTCCCGACGACATCGACCTCGCCGAGGGCGTCCGCTCGGCCACCTCGCTGCGCGAGGTCTACGGCTACCAGCAGGGCTGGGGCGTGCCCGGCCCGCACCTGCGCGCCGAGATCGAGGAGCTGATGCGGGCCACCCCACGCCCTGTGGTCCCGCCGGCCGGGTGA
- a CDS encoding SGNH/GDSL hydrolase family protein, translating into MISSRAARSSPAATVVVLAALALLAGLLPLLATPPAAAAAGGEPGASGRQATPLRVMFVGDSITQGRSGDTTYRYWVWRALAQQSVPVRFVGPTTGLRGGETYLRTDLGFQTAHAAAGGSGYADHLPLLRKRVRAHRPDVIVLGLGFNDARAHGAAEILADVGRYLRRAWRIDPRIRFVLNEVTTSSVTKAFTNTRRLEVDRGLRRLAAGDDRVQVARIVSRGPRAWVPELHTYDGTHPTPTGETSIAHGVLRALQRHGLAPAAGRVFTRRDWDPGLVPADVAVDGVDVTATVPAWRTVSARELQVLALDEAGGTVASSAWTAAARVSVRVPGPGSYTLRVVARRGTMTGVPGPATPVVVG; encoded by the coding sequence ATGATCTCGTCTCGGGCCGCTCGCTCCTCCCCCGCGGCGACCGTCGTCGTGCTGGCCGCACTCGCCCTGCTCGCCGGCCTCCTCCCGCTGCTCGCGACTCCCCCGGCCGCGGCTGCGGCCGGCGGTGAGCCCGGCGCGTCGGGGCGGCAGGCGACGCCGCTGCGGGTGATGTTCGTGGGCGACTCGATCACCCAGGGCCGCAGCGGCGACACGACGTACCGCTACTGGGTGTGGCGCGCGCTGGCCCAGCAGTCGGTCCCGGTCCGCTTCGTCGGGCCGACCACCGGCCTGCGCGGGGGCGAGACCTACCTGCGCACCGACCTCGGCTTCCAGACGGCGCACGCTGCCGCCGGCGGGTCGGGCTACGCCGACCACCTGCCGCTGCTGCGCAAGCGGGTGCGCGCCCACCGCCCGGACGTGATCGTGCTCGGGCTCGGCTTCAACGACGCCCGGGCCCATGGGGCCGCGGAGATCCTCGCCGACGTCGGCCGCTACCTGCGGCGGGCCTGGCGCATCGACCCGCGGATCCGCTTCGTGCTCAACGAGGTGACCACCAGCTCGGTCACCAAGGCGTTCACCAACACCCGGCGCCTCGAGGTGGACCGCGGCCTGCGGCGCCTGGCCGCCGGCGACGACCGTGTGCAGGTGGCCCGCATCGTCTCGCGCGGCCCCCGGGCCTGGGTGCCGGAGCTGCACACCTACGACGGCACGCATCCCACCCCCACCGGCGAGACGAGCATCGCCCACGGGGTGCTGCGCGCCCTCCAGCGCCACGGCCTCGCGCCGGCGGCGGGCCGGGTGTTCACCCGCCGCGACTGGGACCCCGGGCTGGTGCCCGCCGACGTCGCGGTCGACGGCGTCGACGTCACCGCGACGGTGCCCGCGTGGCGCACCGTCTCCGCCCGCGAGCTGCAGGTCCTGGCCCTCGACGAGGCCGGCGGCACCGTCGCGAGCAGCGCGTGGACGGCTGCGGCGCGGGTGTCCGTGCGCGTGCCGGGGCCGGGGAGCTACACCCTGCGCGTCGTCGCGCGCCGCGGCACCATGACCGGCGTCCCCGGCCCGGCGACGCCGGTCGTGGTCGGCTGA
- a CDS encoding response regulator, with the protein MRIVVADDSFLLREGLQLLLAEAGHEVVAAVADGPSFVDAVLEHRPDLGIVDVRMPPTHTDEGLRAAVEVRRAWPGARVLVLSQYVEVSYADELLAAGEGGVGYLLKDRVGALDSFLADLDQVAGGGTALDPQVVRQLMGRHRDPVAALTPREREVLALMAEGRSNAAIAEAMVVTAGAVEKHTQRIFAKLGLRPDDDTAHRRVSAVVRYLRSSG; encoded by the coding sequence ATGAGGATCGTGGTCGCGGACGACTCCTTCCTGCTGCGCGAGGGGCTCCAGCTGCTGCTCGCGGAGGCCGGGCACGAGGTGGTTGCCGCAGTCGCCGATGGTCCGTCGTTCGTCGACGCGGTGCTCGAGCACCGCCCCGACCTCGGGATCGTGGACGTGCGGATGCCGCCCACCCACACCGACGAGGGGCTGCGCGCGGCCGTCGAGGTGCGCCGCGCCTGGCCGGGGGCCCGGGTCCTGGTCCTCTCGCAGTACGTCGAGGTCTCCTACGCCGACGAGCTGCTCGCGGCCGGTGAGGGCGGGGTGGGCTACCTGCTCAAGGACCGGGTGGGCGCCCTGGACTCGTTCCTGGCCGACCTCGACCAGGTGGCCGGTGGCGGCACCGCGCTGGACCCGCAGGTCGTGCGCCAGCTGATGGGCCGCCACCGCGACCCGGTCGCCGCCCTGACGCCACGCGAGCGCGAGGTGCTGGCGCTGATGGCGGAGGGCCGCTCCAACGCCGCGATCGCGGAGGCGATGGTGGTGACCGCGGGGGCGGTCGAGAAGCACACCCAACGGATCTTCGCCAAGCTCGGGCTGCGCCCCGACGACGACACCGCCCACCGCCGGGTGTCGGCCGTGGTGCGCTACCTGCGCTCGTCGGGGTAG